ctgtTTTAGGTCTCAACTCGTGTGGAATCAATTGTGATAATATCTGTGGGCAGGGATATGACGGAGCATCAAATATGTCAGGGCACATTAAAGGAGTTCAAACCATAATAAAAGCCAAATACCCTAAAGCCTTATATGTGCACTGTGTGGCACATACCTTAAATTTGGCTGTATCATCTGCTTGCAATATCCAACCAATTAGAAATTGCTTAGGGAcagttcaaaaaatgtattgtttttttaattttcctaaacggcaaaatgtaattttaacagCAATTGATGAAAGTGATTTGGAACCAAAAGTCAAAACTTTAAAACGTTTATGTGCAACACGATGGGTCCAACGATACGATGCGATAAATGATTTTGTAGAACTATTTCCATATGTAGTCATCTCATTAGAAAATATATCTGAGTGGACTGATGCATCTTCTGTTGATGCTAACTTATTGTTGAAATCAATGGATTCCACATTTTTAATATCGTTACAGGtcataaaagtaaatatatttgattatatagtttttacctatacatttccataattacattaaatacaattaactaatttttttttttttattgaatctattaaagtatttatttttattttaggttttattcTCATATGGACTACCTTTATGTAAACAACTTCAACAAATTGAAATTGATCTAAGAGAAGCTATTGGAACTGCTGTTGATAATGTAAATGCTCTTAAAATTCTAAGACATAACATTGATGTTGAATTTCATAAGATGTTTGAAAAAGCAAaagtaactaataattattaaattaattaaattgtttgtttactctcactaatattaatacattaaaattatgtttttaaattatattagaaaatgGCTGAATTTTTGGATATAACTATTTcaattaaacgtttaaataagCGACAACAAAATCGAGCTAATCCATTAtcaaatgataaaaatgaaGTTGAACCGGAAACCTATTTTCGAATAACTATATGTATTCCTTTCATTGATGCTTTCATACAGCAATTGGAAGACAGGTTTTTAGAACATAGAAATGTTTTTAATGGTTagaatatagtaaataaatataattattgcttacttattagttaatactatactaaatacatttttctatttcatGTTTAAGGTTTTCAGTGTTTATTTTCATACGATTCAGATGATACACTAGTTGAATTTGATGAACTAGTGAAATTTTATTTCCCTGATAGTGATATTGATACTGTCAGAGCTGAGTTACAAATGTGGAATGTTAAACTCAAAAGATTGAATATACAACCTAAAACTGGATTGGATGCACTAAAATACTGCAGTGAACTTATTTATcctaatttatcaaaattatttagaatattttgtacattaccCGTGTCTACTGCTACACCTGAGAGAATGTTTTCATGTTTAAAAAGGTTAAAGACCTACTTAAGAAACACTATGAAAGAAGTATATTctatgaaaacaatataaatacatattttttattgttattagttacttattttgtataaattatttcatttttttgttataggagCGATTAAATGGCCTCACTTTAATGGCAGTTCATAGGAACATTCCTATCAGTGCTGAAGAAGTAATTGATgaattgactaaaaaaaaaagaaaattaaattttgttctataactacttgtagaatttaaaattaaatatattgaatatatatattatatatgttttatcatttattaggtatttaaatgtgcacatacctaggtttaggtatttttattccataataatttgtttgcaactgatcccccccccatacaaaagttatgtatacgccactgctTGTGTAGTAATACTTATTGCATTAGCAGTTTGACTTTGTTGTGTGATACAACAAAAGccattacattattttacatttattatataactctcttcaattattattttcataatattgtagtgaTAGTATGACAATAAGTTACATTAATCAAATCTATAGCTACATTACTTCGATGCTTATTGTTCtcttatttcataatttgtgtAGACTTAATAACTAACATCACTTTGAGTTATTAACACTTGGTATAGAAATTAGCGGACCTtacagttaatattttagattattttataaattatttttcttttgcgGTTCTACACTTGCTAACACATAACACATAATGCCGGCAGTACACATTCGCCGAGACAGTCTCGTCGAAACTCTCGAAAAGAATTTAGGTTAGGCGAGGAAACGCGAGTGCACACAGTACATTCTCGCCTCTCGGCTTCGGGATTCGGCCTCGGCGGCTCGGCTACAGTGACTACAGTGACTCGCATTTTTGTGTTCAGTACtcaagtttttacttttgaacgaAAATGGACGCTGTTGAGGTTGCTGCAGCTACAGCGTATTGTGCATTTGCGTATTATAATTACGTTGacatattttgcaaaaaaaaaattaagaagccTTGGAAAAAAAGAAGATGGTGGATGAAAAATATTCATCGAAATAGAACGACGTAAgtattggaaaatatttttaacaataagtatattctagttttatttaaatataattaatgtagcaGGTAATAATATGCGTGTgaacttgcccccccccccccagctcAAAAACTCTTCTCACTCTTATCCTCTTCTCTAAAAAAGACACACATTGGTGAATGGCGATACCTGCTAAATTACGCCTAGCAATTACTCTAAGATATTTGGCCACTGGCGATAGTTTTAAAAGTCTccatttttattcaaagtgtcgaGTGAAATCATATCAAAAATTGTACCTGAAGTCTGTACGGCCCTAGTGGAAGTTTTAAAAGATCAAGTTAaggtaaaaaaacaaattgtttgcttataataataattataacttcaaatatttctttatttgaaatcaaaaaattaacaactttTCTCTTAAATAAGTAGCATAAAccttaaacgaaaaaaattaacaactttTCTCAAAaggtagtataaatattaaacaaaaaaaaaaaataacaacttttCTCATAAGGTagtataaataatgaacaaaaaaaaattaacttttctcATAAGGtagtataaaaatgttcaacaaaaagtaatattcaacttttattgtTCAGTAGCTTACTGgttattttcatcaatcattGAAAAAGCTCTATTAACAATGTTGTCTTCAAAATTTGGTGAAAAGTCGGATGTGTCGAATGAGAATATGATGAAAAAGTAGATGAAGGTCTGCTTTGATATGAAGAGTCCGAAAATGTTGTAAATGGTGGATTAAATATTTCAGTAGATGAGGTATTTGAATGAGCAGAGTATGCGTTACGTTTACGTAGTTTGTTGAAGTACAAACCGTCGACCTCATGCATAAATTCCTCTCTTTCATGCTCTGGCAGTTTTCTTATTCTTTTCACCATCATTTTACCAAACAGATCATATTCATCATCTTCTTTTTCACTATTTCTTTTGGTAATAACATTTCTTAATAAGCTAAATGCTTCTTTCATTTGGTTTCCTGCTTCTTGAAGCTCAGGAGGGGCACCGCGACGTCGAATCGTTGGCGTTGGTCGTGAAGGTATTATGTGTGGTTGCTCAGGAACTACTGTACTTGTATTCTCTGTTATATTCTCAGGTACCAcactttgattttcttcaacgtgTACAGCGCTAATTTCCCCACGTTGGTTTTGTTCATCGGTTACAAAAgactaaacaaaacaaaaaaaaattatatttatattttttaaatgattcatagattttcttGTAGAAAAATAACATCAAGTAGGTAAGCTctacgttttatttttacagatgcCGTCTACACAAGACGAATGGCTAGTTGTTGAAAAAGGATTCAGTAAAAACTTTCCGCACGCCATCGGAGCAATGGATGGAAAGCACATTGTCATACAATGCCCATCTCATACAGGATCGgagtattataattacaaaaaaactttCAGTATTGTCCTTTTATCCGTAGTAGACAGTAACTATCAGTTTATGTTCGCTGACATCGGTAGGTTAGGACAAGGATTAGTGATGGTGGTGTATTACGGAATAGTGTATTATGGCAGAAAATttcggaaaataatttaaatttgccgACGCCATGCCCTTTGCCTGGATCAGACGAACCCTTGccttatgtttttttatgtgacGGTGCTTTTGCGTTGAGTACGCACATAATGAAGCCTTATCCGGGAAATCATGAATTTGGATCTGAGAAACgattatttaatgaaaagttATCTAGTTCACGTGTGTTAGTTGAAAATACGTTTGGGATATTGGCTTCGAGATTTCGAATATTTAGAAAACCAATTGCATTAAATACAGAAAAAGTAACACTTTTAACTATgacatgcatattattacacaattttatcagaaaaaataattcCAACCAAATGTATGCTCCACCGGGGACATTTGATACGTATGATGATAACGGTACTTCAATTAAAGAGGGATCATGGAGACAAGACAGGATTCTTGCGCAATTAGACCTTTGGAAGTAATATCTCGTCGACCGACAACTAATGCTATAAAGATTAGAGAAGCATTTACTGCATACttctacaataat
This genomic window from Metopolophium dirhodum isolate CAU chromosome 1, ASM1992520v1, whole genome shotgun sequence contains:
- the LOC132933328 gene encoding zinc finger MYM-type protein 1-like yields the protein MKQQSLNSFFKPSSINPPNPMTKRNSDDVDDDSIISTSPKKKHLNGSEIVEANNSIQRINDIGLFINCDLKNAEKNLILTNLWVPTETYKFPLVEKNKTRNLRFQHRWLQLYKWLSYSEIKQGGFCKVCVVFSKTGGIGGQKLCVLVVKPMDSFKKALETLNNHANHEYHKLALLKADSFLSICMQKEPEIINSLNEERNNQVIENRKRLTYIIECVMLCGRQELALRGHRDFGSISFDNQSNVNEGNFREILKYKTKDIDHMKHFLSSDYRNKYISPVIQNEIINSCGDIILKKIVREINDSGYFSVLADETTDVSVKEQLTLCVRYLVGTGKDINIHESFLKFTEVVSLTGENLASSILNGLNSCGINCDNICGQGYDGASNMSGHIKGVQTIIKAKYPKALYVHCVAHTLNLAVSSASIDESDLEPKVKTLKRLCATRWVQRYDAINDFVELFPYVVISLENISEWTDASSVDANLLLKSMDSTFLISLQVIKVLFSYGLPLCKQLQQIEIDLREAIGTAVDNVNALKILRHNIDVEFHKMFEKAKKMAEFLDITISIKRLNKRQQNRANPLSNDKNEVEPETYFRITICIPFIDAFIQQLEDRFLEHRNVFNGFQCLFSYDSDDTLVEFDELVKFYFPDSDIDTVRAELQMWNVKLKRLNIQPKTGLDALKYCSELIYPNLSKLFRIFCTLPVSTATPERMFSCLKRLKTYLRNTMKEERLNGLTLMAVHRNIPISAEEVIDELTKKKRKLNFVL